The Geotalea uraniireducens Rf4 genome window below encodes:
- a CDS encoding type II toxin-antitoxin system RelE/ParE family toxin — protein sequence MAHSVRWSPQALADVEAIAEYIERDSPFYAKAVVTKIIGVTRQLSEFPLSGRVVPEMKDDAFREHFVFSYRVIYRIEGELITVAAVVHGKRLLRSE from the coding sequence ATGGCACACAGCGTAAGATGGTCGCCTCAGGCGCTGGCAGATGTTGAAGCGATAGCAGAGTACATCGAAAGGGATTCCCCCTTTTATGCAAAGGCGGTCGTTACGAAAATCATCGGCGTCACGAGGCAACTCTCGGAATTCCCCCTTTCGGGGCGTGTTGTGCCGGAGATGAAGGACGATGCGTTCAGAGAGCATTTCGTGTTCAGCTACAGGGTTATTTATCGTATTGAAGGGGAACTCATAACTGTTGCTGCTGTCGTCCACGGAAAGCGCTTATTAAGATCGGAATAG
- a CDS encoding HepT-like ribonuclease domain-containing protein: MYDRELLLEDFKNIIWALDQIFKRFQAIQSSDDFLKDDIGLEKLDSICMQLINIGEVLKQVDKLTDSKLLVNYPEIDWKKAKGMRDIITHHYFDIDAETIYVVCSEHVPEMKKVIARILIDQGA; this comes from the coding sequence ATGTATGACAGGGAGCTGCTTCTTGAGGATTTCAAGAATATTATCTGGGCATTGGATCAAATATTCAAAAGATTTCAAGCAATTCAATCAAGTGATGATTTCCTGAAAGACGATATTGGTCTTGAGAAGCTGGACAGTATTTGCATGCAGCTGATTAATATCGGAGAGGTATTAAAGCAGGTAGATAAATTGACAGATTCAAAACTACTTGTCAATTATCCTGAAATAGACTGGAAAAAGGCAAAGGGAATGAGGGATATTATTACTCACCACTATTTCGATATTGATGCGGAAACAATATATGTGGTTTGTTCAGAGCATGTTCCCGAAATGAAAAAAGTCATAGCAAGAATCCTGATTGATCAAGGGGCATGA
- a CDS encoding nucleotidyltransferase family protein has product MERTTGQIIDFLRSHKDFFATEFKVKRIGIFGSYARGDVTEESDIDIVVELEKPDLYYLIGVKQAVEEALGGKVDVVRLRDKMNETLKRRIEQDAIYV; this is encoded by the coding sequence ATGGAGCGCACGACCGGTCAAATAATTGATTTTTTGCGTAGCCACAAAGACTTTTTTGCAACAGAGTTTAAGGTAAAAAGGATTGGAATATTCGGGTCTTACGCGAGGGGCGATGTTACTGAAGAGAGTGATATTGATATTGTGGTAGAACTGGAAAAGCCTGATTTATATTATCTGATAGGAGTGAAGCAGGCAGTTGAAGAAGCCTTGGGTGGTAAAGTTGACGTGGTAAGGCTTAGAGACAAAATGAATGAAACCCTGAAACGCAGAATAGAGCAGGATGCTATATATGTATGA
- a CDS encoding DnaA ATPase domain-containing protein, producing MEDKMSANLLFVYGPSGAGKTRLLKMITETLHGVQSVMRVGSEQVVDEMAQSVVQGKFADYFNRYTMITNLLVDNLWILRSRPAAAREMGRLIEARMAHGNLTVLASDLVYQDVIRSLPAIGGCLKQKSAIHLNMI from the coding sequence ATGGAGGATAAAATGTCTGCAAATCTTCTATTCGTCTACGGTCCTTCAGGGGCTGGGAAAACCAGGCTTCTCAAGATGATAACCGAGACCTTGCACGGGGTCCAAAGCGTCATGAGGGTCGGCAGTGAGCAGGTCGTCGATGAGATGGCACAATCTGTCGTACAGGGCAAATTTGCTGATTATTTCAACAGATATACCATGATTACGAATCTTCTTGTTGACAACCTCTGGATTTTGCGGTCTCGTCCCGCTGCTGCTAGAGAGATGGGGAGGCTGATAGAGGCACGGATGGCCCACGGAAATCTTACGGTACTTGCATCCGATCTCGTATATCAGGATGTGATACGTTCTTTGCCAGCCATAGGGGGTTGTCTTAAACAAAAGAGCGCAATTCACCTGAATATGATTTAA
- a CDS encoding addiction module protein, with protein sequence MGVAIKLENLTTAEKISVMERLWEDLCRNASETLSPPWHGDVLAQREEAVTVGEACFIDWDDAKKKIRESL encoded by the coding sequence ATGGGAGTGGCAATCAAGTTGGAGAATCTGACAACGGCGGAAAAGATCAGTGTCATGGAACGCTTGTGGGAAGATTTGTGCCGGAACGCCAGCGAAACACTTTCACCCCCATGGCATGGAGATGTCCTCGCCCAGCGCGAAGAAGCCGTAACGGTTGGTGAAGCTTGCTTCATTGACTGGGACGATGCCAAAAAGAAGATCCGTGAATCGCTATGA
- a CDS encoding GDP-L-fucose synthase family protein gives MDKDSKIYVAGHRGLVGSAIVRKIEAEGYKNIVVRTSSELDLRNQAAVADFFHKEKPEYVFLAAAKVGGIVANNSFPAEFIYDNLMIQTNVIHHAWLNGVTKLLFLGSTCIYPKLAPQPIKEEYLLTGPLEPTNEAYAIAKIAGIKMCQSYNRQYGTRFVSAMPTNLYGPNDNFDLETSHVLPALIRKFHEAKMGNGERGTGNGEKHQAHVTIWGSGTPKREFIHVDDLADACLFLMTLPEEQYRSLLIPGPQSPVPALINIGSGEEVTISELALRIKEIVGFAGELVFDSTKPDGTPRKLSDVSRIHAIGWKHKINLEEGLRNVYRWYLKSVAGADTETHDGFSVY, from the coding sequence GTGGATAAGGATTCAAAAATATATGTGGCCGGACATAGGGGCTTGGTTGGTTCTGCCATTGTCAGGAAAATTGAAGCGGAAGGCTACAAAAATATAGTAGTAAGGACCAGTAGTGAGCTCGACCTGCGCAATCAGGCGGCAGTAGCTGACTTCTTTCATAAGGAAAAGCCTGAATACGTCTTCCTTGCCGCAGCCAAGGTCGGTGGCATTGTCGCCAATAACAGCTTCCCAGCCGAATTCATCTATGACAACCTGATGATCCAGACCAACGTCATCCACCATGCCTGGCTGAATGGCGTGACAAAGCTCCTCTTCCTCGGCAGCACCTGCATCTATCCGAAGTTGGCGCCGCAGCCGATCAAGGAGGAGTACCTGCTCACCGGCCCCCTTGAGCCCACCAACGAAGCTTACGCCATTGCCAAGATTGCCGGCATCAAGATGTGCCAGTCCTACAACCGTCAGTACGGCACCAGATTTGTCTCCGCCATGCCGACCAACCTCTACGGCCCCAATGATAACTTTGACCTGGAAACGTCCCATGTCCTTCCTGCGCTGATCCGCAAGTTTCACGAGGCAAAAATGGGGAACGGGGAACGGGGAACGGGGAACGGAGAAAAACACCAGGCGCACGTCACCATTTGGGGGTCGGGAACTCCAAAGCGGGAGTTCATCCACGTGGATGACCTGGCCGACGCCTGCCTGTTTCTAATGACATTGCCGGAAGAACAGTACCGTTCATTGCTAATTCCTGGTCCCCAGTCCCCAGTCCCTGCCTTGATCAACATCGGCAGCGGCGAGGAGGTCACCATCAGTGAACTGGCGCTGCGGATCAAGGAAATAGTCGGCTTTGCCGGCGAACTGGTCTTCGATTCAACCAAGCCCGACGGCACGCCGCGCAAGCTTTCCGACGTCTCGCGGATTCATGCCATTGGCTGGAAACATAAGATTAATCTGGAAGAGGGACTGCGTAACGTGTACCGATGGTATCTGAAAAGCGTGGCCGGGGCGGATACCGAGACGCATGATGGGTTTTCGGTTTACTGA
- the gmd gene encoding GDP-mannose 4,6-dehydratase, with protein MKKALITGITGQDGSYLAELLLKKGYEVHGLIRRSSSFNTGRINHIYQDPHESSARLFLHYGDLNDASSLNKVLRDVKPEEIYNLGAQSHVRVSFDVPEYTGEVDALGAVRILEAIRETELNTRFYQASSSELYGKVVETPQKETTPFYPRSPYACAKAYAYYITVNYRESYNLFACNGILFNHESPRRGETFVTRKITRAAARIKLGVQPCLYLGNLDAKRDWGFAGDYVEAMWLMLQQSEPDDYVVATGETHSVREFAEKVFARLDMPLQWQGEGVHEKGIDSKTGKIVIEIDPKYFRPAEVDLLLGDPTKAKEQLNWTPRTDFEGLVNMMVDADLLEAEREKRVNG; from the coding sequence ATGAAGAAGGCGTTAATTACCGGCATTACCGGTCAGGACGGTTCATATCTTGCCGAGTTGCTGCTGAAAAAGGGTTACGAGGTGCACGGACTCATCCGTCGTTCCTCATCTTTTAATACAGGCAGGATCAATCACATCTATCAGGACCCCCACGAATCCTCCGCCCGACTCTTCCTTCACTACGGCGATCTGAACGACGCCAGCTCCCTGAACAAGGTGCTGCGCGATGTAAAGCCCGAGGAGATTTACAATCTCGGCGCCCAGAGCCACGTCCGGGTCTCTTTCGATGTCCCGGAATACACCGGCGAGGTGGATGCCCTGGGGGCGGTGCGTATCCTCGAGGCGATCCGCGAGACCGAACTGAACACCCGGTTCTACCAGGCCTCCTCCTCCGAGCTCTACGGCAAGGTGGTGGAGACGCCGCAGAAGGAAACCACCCCCTTCTACCCCCGTTCCCCTTACGCCTGCGCCAAGGCCTATGCCTACTACATCACCGTCAACTACCGGGAAAGCTACAACCTCTTCGCCTGCAACGGCATCCTCTTCAACCACGAATCGCCCCGCCGCGGCGAAACCTTTGTCACGAGAAAGATCACCCGTGCCGCCGCCCGGATCAAGCTGGGGGTGCAGCCCTGTCTCTATCTCGGCAACCTTGACGCCAAGCGCGACTGGGGGTTTGCCGGCGATTATGTGGAGGCGATGTGGCTCATGCTTCAGCAGTCGGAGCCGGACGACTACGTGGTCGCAACCGGGGAAACCCATTCGGTGCGGGAATTTGCGGAAAAGGTCTTTGCCCGTCTGGACATGCCTTTGCAGTGGCAGGGTGAAGGTGTCCATGAAAAGGGGATTGACTCGAAGACGGGCAAGATCGTCATCGAGATCGACCCCAAGTATTTCCGGCCGGCAGAGGTGGATCTCCTCCTCGGCGACCCGACCAAGGCGAAAGAGCAGCTCAACTGGACACCGCGGACCGATTTTGAAGGGCTGGTCAACATGATGGTGGATGCGGACCTGCTGGAAGCTGAGCGGGAGAAGCGGGTCAATGGCTGA
- the rfaE1 gene encoding D-glycero-beta-D-manno-heptose-7-phosphate kinase, translated as MERKEIESLFTRAREIRALVIGDLMLDEYLWGKAERISPEAPVQVVDVTREDLRLGGAGNVVNNLVALGCQVAVCSVIGGDENGSHLRHAFTGKGVDLTGVFEDPLRLTSKKTRVIAANQQIVRIDRESRDEISLEFEEKVLDFIAAEAARFNVILVSDYLKGVLTPRVLEAVCAAGRRLGIPVVVDPKGSDYGKYRGATILTPNRKEAETASRMSIRTEEGLTRAAETLLAGLELDALLITRSEEGMSLFMQDGRTVHIPTVAREVYDVTGAGDTVLSVLSVGLACGLEFGEAARVANVAAGIAVGKLGTSTVSPGEIIAEIGHAHPDSDAKIKNLDALAAIVKAEKTRGKRLVFTNGCFDLLHVGHVKYLQKARTFGDLLVVGLNSDASVRRLKGAERPLIGEAERAHILAALDCVDFVVIFDEDTPLRLIETLQPQVLVKGGDYTPERVVGKEVVESYGGRVELVTFVDGKSTTNIIEKIRTGSIKE; from the coding sequence GTGGAAAGAAAAGAGATTGAATCCCTCTTTACCCGCGCCAGGGAGATCCGTGCCCTGGTCATCGGTGATCTGATGCTCGATGAGTATTTGTGGGGGAAGGCGGAACGGATTTCCCCCGAGGCGCCGGTGCAGGTGGTAGATGTCACCCGCGAGGACCTGCGTCTTGGCGGCGCCGGGAACGTGGTCAACAATCTGGTGGCGCTCGGCTGCCAGGTGGCCGTCTGCAGCGTGATCGGCGGAGATGAAAACGGCAGCCACCTGCGTCATGCCTTTACAGGCAAGGGTGTTGACCTGACAGGGGTTTTCGAGGACCCGCTCCGGCTGACGAGCAAGAAAACCCGGGTAATTGCCGCCAACCAGCAGATCGTCCGCATCGACAGGGAATCCAGGGATGAAATATCCCTTGAGTTTGAGGAGAAGGTCCTTGATTTTATCGCTGCCGAGGCCGCCCGCTTCAACGTCATTCTTGTTTCGGATTACCTCAAGGGAGTGTTGACCCCGCGGGTTCTGGAGGCGGTCTGCGCTGCCGGCAGGCGTCTGGGCATTCCCGTGGTCGTCGATCCGAAGGGGAGTGATTACGGCAAATACCGCGGGGCGACCATCCTTACGCCGAACCGCAAGGAGGCTGAAACCGCTTCACGTATGTCGATCAGGACCGAGGAGGGTCTGACCAGGGCGGCAGAGACGTTGTTGGCCGGGCTGGAGCTGGACGCGCTCCTCATCACACGGAGCGAGGAGGGGATGTCTCTCTTCATGCAGGATGGCAGAACGGTCCATATCCCCACCGTGGCCCGCGAGGTGTACGATGTGACCGGCGCAGGCGATACGGTACTGTCGGTCCTGAGTGTAGGACTTGCCTGCGGCCTCGAGTTCGGAGAGGCGGCCCGTGTAGCCAACGTGGCGGCCGGTATTGCGGTGGGCAAGCTGGGGACCTCGACGGTTTCTCCCGGCGAGATTATAGCCGAGATCGGTCACGCCCACCCGGACAGCGATGCGAAGATCAAGAACCTGGATGCGCTTGCTGCTATCGTCAAAGCCGAAAAAACAAGGGGTAAACGGCTGGTATTCACCAACGGCTGTTTTGATCTCCTTCACGTGGGGCATGTGAAATACCTGCAGAAGGCGCGGACCTTCGGCGACCTGCTGGTAGTCGGGCTGAACAGCGACGCCTCGGTGCGCCGCCTGAAGGGGGCGGAGCGGCCCCTCATCGGCGAGGCTGAGCGGGCCCATATCCTGGCCGCCCTGGATTGCGTCGATTTCGTCGTTATTTTCGACGAGGACACGCCGCTCAGGCTGATTGAGACCCTCCAGCCGCAAGTCTTGGTCAAGGGTGGCGACTATACCCCTGAGCGTGTGGTGGGTAAGGAGGTGGTGGAGTCCTACGGCGGCAGGGTCGAGCTCGTCACCTTCGTCGACGGGAAATCCACCACGAACATCATCGAAAAGATTCGCACCGGGAGCATTAAAGAGTGA
- a CDS encoding four helix bundle protein — MKINRFEDIESWKEARLLVADVYKLSCCNDRGFNGQIQRAAISVMSNIAEGFERGSNREFTQYLIIARGSAAEVKSLAYAGMDIGYISTDAFRTVFGRCTKIIGLLNGFISFLKKSDRKK; from the coding sequence GTGAAAATAAATAGATTCGAAGATATTGAGTCATGGAAAGAGGCCCGTCTCCTCGTTGCGGATGTATATAAGTTGTCGTGCTGCAATGACCGTGGCTTCAATGGCCAGATTCAGCGCGCAGCAATCTCGGTTATGTCCAATATTGCCGAGGGGTTTGAGAGGGGCAGCAATCGTGAATTTACCCAATATTTGATAATTGCCAGGGGATCAGCTGCAGAGGTTAAAAGCTTGGCTTATGCGGGTATGGATATTGGATATATAAGCACCGATGCCTTCAGAACGGTTTTCGGCCGTTGTACAAAAATTATTGGTCTGTTGAACGGTTTTATCAGCTTCTTAAAGAAATCTGACAGAAAAAAATAA
- the waaC gene encoding lipopolysaccharide heptosyltransferase I, whose translation MRVLIVKMSAMGDIIHALPVLDYLHKVSPGIEIDWLVEEPFLDVVAGNPLISTIHTARTKVWRKRPFAVSTFREIGALKQALQERAFDVVFDIQGNIKSGVFGWLSGVDNRIGFNADVLQERLNMMFTTRQIPLRPHDYHITDQYLRLVSVPFGRDFRKMQLSSDIYTTPEDDAVAETLLSTLADGLVFLFHYGTTWQTKFWSEKSWIELGKALLDRFSESSILLSWGNDTERRVVMGIAAGIGPGARVIERYSLKGLTALLKKVDLVVGGDTGPVHLAAAVGTSTVSFYRSSDGKRSGPRGDGHVIVQSPLLCARCFRTRCDKDEECRQSITVEAVVCGVEKLLT comes from the coding sequence ATGCGGGTCCTGATCGTTAAAATGAGCGCCATGGGTGATATAATCCATGCCTTGCCGGTATTGGATTACCTGCACAAGGTTTCACCGGGGATCGAGATCGACTGGCTGGTCGAGGAGCCTTTCCTGGACGTTGTGGCCGGAAATCCGCTGATCAGCACGATCCATACGGCACGCACCAAGGTCTGGCGCAAGCGGCCTTTCGCCGTCAGTACATTTCGTGAGATCGGCGCATTGAAGCAGGCGTTGCAGGAGAGGGCATTCGATGTCGTTTTCGATATCCAGGGGAACATCAAGAGCGGCGTCTTCGGCTGGCTGAGCGGTGTCGACAACCGGATCGGCTTCAATGCCGACGTCCTCCAGGAACGGCTGAACATGATGTTCACGACGCGCCAGATACCGTTGCGGCCCCATGATTACCATATCACCGACCAGTACCTGCGGCTTGTCAGCGTCCCCTTCGGTCGCGATTTCAGGAAAATGCAGCTTTCATCCGACATTTACACGACGCCGGAGGACGACGCTGTCGCCGAGACACTTCTCTCCACCCTGGCCGACGGGCTGGTATTCCTGTTCCATTACGGGACCACCTGGCAGACCAAGTTCTGGAGCGAGAAGAGTTGGATCGAGCTGGGGAAGGCTTTGCTGGATAGGTTTTCGGAATCGTCAATCCTCCTTTCCTGGGGTAATGATACGGAGCGCCGTGTAGTAATGGGTATTGCCGCGGGTATCGGGCCCGGCGCCAGGGTGATTGAACGGTATTCGTTGAAAGGCTTGACCGCCCTGCTGAAGAAGGTCGATCTGGTGGTGGGAGGTGACACGGGCCCTGTGCATCTGGCCGCAGCGGTCGGCACGTCGACCGTTTCCTTTTACCGCTCTTCCGACGGCAAAAGGAGCGGTCCGCGAGGCGATGGTCATGTGATTGTCCAGTCCCCACTGCTGTGCGCCAGGTGTTTCAGGACACGATGTGACAAGGATGAGGAATGCCGGCAAAGCATAACGGTGGAAGCCGTTGTATGTGGTGTTGAAAAACTTTTAACCTAG
- a CDS encoding glycosyltransferase family 9 protein yields MKETSNILIIKPGAMGDLLQMTPVIRALKKKLPEARISILVGNAASVDLFRHHPHVHETIVFDRRVAHRSLSSLLGLWQRLRGGHYDLVLNFQRSNLKSWFLASAAFPCRVLVYNKARGRTVHAVINHLETLGRLGISPSDVEERLELFLGDEDVQHAQELFRLNGFAGKSVVALNPGASNLIKCWSTGQFAALGDRLMDELGAEVVVVGGSERELAQDICARMRRKPLNLVEKTSMLQLGAVLAQCALLVSGDTGPMHMATAVGTPVVALFGAIEPRRTGPVGEGHRVIRHAEIECVPCNARKCSNPHYLECMERISVDEVFAAVAQMLGKSDRLLAERKTGGPKQ; encoded by the coding sequence ATGAAAGAAACCAGTAATATTCTGATAATAAAACCGGGCGCAATGGGTGACCTCTTGCAAATGACGCCGGTTATCAGGGCGCTCAAGAAGAAGTTGCCGGAGGCGCGGATCTCCATACTGGTCGGCAATGCAGCTTCTGTCGATCTGTTCAGGCACCATCCCCATGTGCATGAAACCATTGTCTTTGACAGAAGGGTCGCGCACCGCTCGTTGTCCTCCCTTTTGGGCCTTTGGCAACGCCTGCGCGGCGGTCATTACGATCTGGTGCTCAATTTCCAGCGGAGCAATCTAAAGTCCTGGTTTCTCGCCTCGGCTGCTTTTCCCTGCCGGGTCCTCGTCTATAACAAGGCCAGGGGCAGAACCGTGCACGCGGTGATCAACCACCTGGAAACCTTGGGCAGGCTCGGTATCAGCCCTTCGGATGTCGAAGAGCGCCTGGAGCTTTTTCTCGGGGACGAGGACGTGCAGCATGCGCAAGAGCTGTTCCGTTTAAATGGATTTGCCGGCAAGAGCGTCGTCGCCCTCAACCCCGGTGCCAGCAACCTGATAAAATGCTGGAGTACCGGGCAGTTTGCCGCCCTCGGCGATCGCCTGATGGATGAGCTGGGGGCGGAAGTGGTTGTCGTCGGCGGCAGCGAGCGGGAGCTGGCGCAGGATATATGCGCCCGGATGCGGCGCAAGCCGTTGAACCTGGTGGAGAAGACCTCCATGCTGCAATTGGGGGCGGTCCTCGCGCAATGCGCGCTGCTTGTCAGCGGCGATACCGGCCCGATGCACATGGCAACGGCGGTGGGGACGCCGGTGGTCGCCTTGTTCGGGGCGATCGAGCCGCGCCGGACCGGACCGGTGGGGGAGGGTCACCGGGTGATTCGCCATGCCGAGATTGAATGCGTCCCTTGCAATGCCAGGAAGTGCAGCAACCCCCATTACCTGGAATGCATGGAGCGGATTTCCGTGGACGAGGTCTTTGCCGCCGTGGCGCAGATGCTAGGTAAGTCCGACAGGCTCCTAGCGGAAAGAAAAACCGGAGGTCCTAAACAGTGA
- a CDS encoding integrase core domain-containing protein produces MNVIDLYSHRVFIESNRTKEDDNIAQGLLRCWKSMGLPDFLQMDNELSFRGSNRYPRSLGLVLRLCLYFGVHPVFIPVAEPWRDGVIESFNDTYDKKFFRRQWFTSYSMLKRQSKNFQQFHNKNHRYSYLKGKTPLEVIEADKFKPLTLGPNTRMPKLDFLPDGTISLIRFIRSDRTLNIFGEKFEVSKDLVYSYVRAMIVTEIHTLQVYLGEDFVQSFEYRMPTEFSS; encoded by the coding sequence ATGAATGTGATTGATCTGTACAGCCATCGGGTCTTCATCGAATCAAATCGCACCAAGGAGGATGACAACATTGCACAGGGTTTGCTGCGCTGCTGGAAGTCAATGGGGCTTCCCGACTTCCTGCAAATGGACAATGAACTCAGTTTCCGTGGCAGTAACCGCTATCCGAGGTCACTTGGTCTGGTGCTGCGACTATGTCTCTACTTCGGCGTTCATCCTGTTTTTATCCCTGTTGCGGAACCGTGGCGCGATGGCGTAATAGAGAGCTTCAACGATACCTATGACAAAAAGTTTTTTCGCCGCCAGTGGTTCACAAGCTATTCCATGCTCAAGCGGCAAAGCAAGAATTTCCAGCAGTTTCACAACAAGAATCACCGTTACAGCTATCTCAAGGGGAAAACGCCACTGGAGGTTATTGAAGCTGACAAATTCAAGCCCTTGACGCTGGGGCCAAATACCAGGATGCCAAAACTTGATTTTCTCCCGGACGGCACCATTTCGCTCATTAGATTTATCAGGAGCGATAGAACACTTAACATCTTTGGCGAAAAATTTGAGGTTTCAAAAGACCTCGTCTATTCATATGTGCGAGCCATGATCGTAACGGAAATTCACACGCTGCAAGTGTACCTGGGTGAAGACTTTGTTCAAAGCTTTGAGTACAGAATGCCTACAGAGTTCAGCTCATGA
- a CDS encoding helix-turn-helix domain-containing protein, producing MEEELRKQAVQRHLAGESPKAVYTSLDRSKKWFFKWLNRYQSGATDWYKEHSRAPLKRPSELSIVDKEIIVSTRNRLDSSPFAQIGVSAIKWELHKLGLPFRSDSTINRTLKREGLVKKNEIFPQRGRVPVLYRSPVLQQHPSDGSCWPPLHQE from the coding sequence ATGGAAGAAGAACTCAGGAAACAAGCAGTCCAGCGCCATCTTGCAGGCGAATCACCCAAGGCAGTCTATACAAGCCTTGATCGCTCCAAGAAGTGGTTTTTTAAGTGGTTGAACCGGTATCAATCTGGCGCGACTGACTGGTACAAGGAACACTCAAGAGCGCCACTTAAAAGACCGTCTGAACTCAGCATCGTAGATAAGGAGATTATTGTCTCCACCAGAAACCGCCTGGACTCGTCACCATTTGCACAGATTGGCGTTTCCGCTATCAAGTGGGAGCTGCATAAGCTGGGGTTACCGTTTCGCTCTGACAGCACCATTAACCGGACCCTGAAGCGGGAAGGACTCGTTAAAAAAAACGAGATATTCCCCCAAAGGGGTCGAGTACCCGTACTTTACCGAAGCCCTGTGCTGCAACAACATCCATCAGATGGATCTTGTTGGCCCCCGCTACATCAAGAGTGA
- a CDS encoding glycosyltransferase family 2 protein: MKLPIVSILIPVYNREKFIGPCIQSALDQTYTDLEIVVVDNASSDQTLAICREHAAKDSRVRVFCNSINIGPVENWRRCIAEAKGEYGKLLFSDDLMEPDFLEKTLPFMQNDEIGFVFSSVLIGNEPGSGKIYYNFRPETGIFPSKHYIDEAYFGFDVPFSPGGAIFRLTDLRSNLVSKITSPTIKNFADHGAGPDLLIYLLTDKCQDIGYPDVSRHRLPLTPFFVSRHRLPSLEISATMFSVIST, from the coding sequence ATGAAGCTACCTATTGTCAGTATACTTATCCCAGTGTACAACAGGGAAAAATTTATAGGGCCATGTATTCAGTCAGCCCTCGATCAGACTTATACTGATCTTGAGATCGTTGTTGTGGACAATGCTAGCTCTGATCAGACCTTGGCGATATGCCGAGAGCATGCTGCCAAAGACTCCCGTGTGCGTGTATTTTGCAACAGCATTAATATTGGACCTGTCGAGAACTGGCGGAGGTGCATAGCGGAAGCCAAGGGCGAGTATGGAAAGCTGCTATTTTCAGACGACTTGATGGAACCAGATTTTCTGGAAAAAACCTTGCCGTTCATGCAAAACGACGAGATTGGTTTTGTTTTTTCTTCTGTGCTCATAGGTAATGAACCTGGGAGCGGTAAGATTTATTATAATTTTAGGCCGGAGACCGGTATTTTCCCTAGCAAACATTATATTGACGAAGCGTATTTCGGTTTTGATGTTCCTTTTTCCCCAGGGGGCGCAATTTTTCGCCTGACTGATCTGCGGAGCAACCTTGTCTCGAAAATTACATCGCCGACAATAAAAAATTTTGCCGACCATGGTGCTGGCCCCGACTTGCTCATCTATCTGTTAACTGACAAGTGTCAGGACATCGGTTACCCGGATGTGTCAAGACATCGGTTACCCTTAACGCCCTTTTTTGTGTCAAGACATCGGTTACCTTCATTAGAAATATCAGCTACAATGTTCTCTGTGATTTCAACTTGA